Proteins encoded by one window of Paenibacillus sp. DCT19:
- a CDS encoding dipeptidase: MKEWLIADYHCDVLSKMLTQPGISFQDAPELDVNWQRMKDGNIGLQAFAVYLPEVLGRGKFEHVMSQLEIYRTQVERSNARPEGTQTLLWREQLTQKAGQPHPWGLLTLEGVDGLEGNLFYLEICYRMGVRIVGLTWNYANWAADGIMEQRGAGLTEKGRQLVQRCNQIGMLLDVSHLSEKGFWELADLSERPFIASHSNSYTVCPNVRNLKDDQIRAIITRDGRIGLTFVPWFVKQEGDVKIEHLLPHIEQICSLGGQHHLMLGSDFDGISTYIEQLEHAGHYPKLINTLCKHYDESLVRGWIWGNGVSYLSKNLPEIEPVGKR; the protein is encoded by the coding sequence ATGAAGGAATGGCTCATCGCTGACTATCATTGTGATGTACTTAGTAAAATGTTGACACAGCCGGGAATTTCTTTTCAAGATGCTCCAGAGCTTGATGTGAACTGGCAGCGAATGAAGGATGGCAACATTGGACTGCAAGCATTTGCTGTGTATTTACCCGAAGTGTTGGGCAGAGGTAAGTTTGAACATGTCATGAGCCAGTTAGAAATATACCGTACCCAGGTGGAACGTAGTAACGCACGACCCGAAGGCACACAGACGTTGTTATGGCGTGAACAGCTTACTCAGAAGGCAGGGCAGCCACATCCATGGGGCTTGCTTACGTTGGAGGGTGTAGATGGGCTAGAGGGAAATCTTTTTTATCTGGAGATCTGTTATCGGATGGGTGTTCGCATTGTGGGTTTAACGTGGAATTATGCCAATTGGGCGGCAGACGGAATTATGGAACAGCGAGGAGCGGGTCTGACGGAGAAAGGCAGGCAGTTGGTTCAACGTTGTAATCAGATAGGGATGTTGCTAGACGTGTCACACTTGAGTGAAAAGGGCTTTTGGGAGCTCGCCGATCTTAGTGAACGTCCTTTCATAGCATCACATTCCAACAGCTATACGGTATGTCCGAATGTACGTAATCTGAAGGATGATCAGATTCGTGCGATTATTACACGGGATGGCCGAATAGGACTCACGTTTGTCCCTTGGTTTGTGAAGCAGGAAGGTGATGTTAAGATCGAGCATTTATTGCCACATATTGAACAGATCTGCTCTCTAGGTGGTCAGCATCATTTGATGCTTGGGTCTGATTTTGACGGAATTTCTACATATATCGAACAGCTTGAACACGCAGGACACTATCCGAAATTAATCAATACGCTATGCAAGCACTACGATGAATCCTTAGTTCGCGGCTGGATCTGGGGTAACGGTGTGAGCTATTTGAGCAAAAACTTACCTGAGATCGAACCCGTAGGAAAACGGTAA
- a CDS encoding RicAFT regulatory complex protein RicA family protein, which produces MAQEQVQYNHYGMPTYDTRNLVIRDDIMGKAKELADMLGTSEEVKQFQQAESKIRDHERIQQLIATIKKKQKEIVAFESFKNADMVNKIEQEITDLQDELDSIPLVTEFQQSQSDINYLLQLVISVIRDTVSEKVNVEAGTDSPPTSCG; this is translated from the coding sequence GTGGCGCAGGAGCAAGTGCAGTACAACCATTATGGTATGCCGACCTACGATACGCGCAATCTGGTCATACGCGACGATATTATGGGAAAAGCCAAAGAATTGGCGGATATGCTCGGAACCAGCGAGGAAGTGAAGCAGTTCCAACAAGCAGAATCCAAAATTCGCGACCATGAGCGCATTCAGCAGTTGATTGCAACAATTAAGAAAAAGCAAAAAGAGATTGTTGCCTTCGAAAGTTTCAAAAATGCTGATATGGTAAACAAGATTGAACAGGAAATTACTGATTTGCAGGATGAACTGGACAGCATCCCATTGGTAACTGAATTTCAGCAAAGCCAGAGTGATATTAACTATCTGCTTCAGCTTGTAATTTCTGTTATTCGGGATACAGTCTCAGAGAAAGTAAATGTAGA
- the pduL gene encoding phosphate propanoyltransferase, translated as MSKTVPVGVSARHIHVSQEHVEILFGKGYELTEFKPLSQPGQYAANETVAVIGSKGQFDKVRILGPVRPETQLEISMTDSFAIGVKAPVRESGSIEGTPGITIKGPAGEVTIDKGVIVAARHIHFHTSDAAKWGIEDKQMLKVRLGGDRGLVLENVLARVSDSFALDMHIDTDEANAAGARNGDTAEIID; from the coding sequence ATGAGTAAAACAGTACCTGTGGGCGTATCAGCCCGCCACATTCACGTATCCCAAGAGCACGTTGAAATTTTGTTCGGTAAAGGTTATGAATTGACTGAGTTTAAACCTCTGTCCCAACCTGGACAATACGCTGCTAACGAAACAGTAGCTGTAATTGGTTCCAAAGGACAGTTCGATAAAGTGCGTATCCTCGGTCCAGTTCGTCCTGAAACACAGCTGGAAATTTCGATGACAGATTCCTTCGCTATTGGTGTTAAAGCACCTGTACGCGAGTCTGGAAGCATTGAAGGTACACCAGGCATTACAATTAAAGGACCAGCTGGCGAAGTAACGATCGATAAAGGTGTTATTGTTGCCGCTCGTCACATTCACTTCCATACGTCTGATGCTGCTAAATGGGGCATTGAGGACAAACAAATGCTGAAAGTTCGTCTGGGCGGAGATCGTGGTCTGGTACTGGAAAATGTACTGGCTCGTGTATCTGATTCCTTTGCATTGGACATGCATATTGACACTGATGAAGCAAATGCAGCTGGCGCACGTAATGGTGATACTGCTGAAATCATCGACTAG
- a CDS encoding TIGR00282 family metallophosphoesterase has translation MKVLFIGDIVGNVGRKALKENLPYLKNKYKPHVIIVNGENAAAGRGITGAIANEFFNWGVHGITLGNHTWDNKDIFDFIDDEPRMIRPANFPPGTPGRGYTVVKGEGKELAIVNLQGRTFLPALDCPFRVADEIVDELRQDYKCILVDMHAEATSEKIAMGWHLDGRASLVVGTHTHVQSNDDRILPGGTAYLTDAGMVGPRDGILGMEREAVLRKFYTQLPVRFVVDDGKWHFHGVVVEIDESTGAATRIEKIRLTEDEWRME, from the coding sequence ATGAAAGTTCTGTTTATTGGTGATATTGTAGGTAACGTTGGGCGGAAAGCATTGAAGGAAAATCTTCCGTACCTAAAAAATAAATATAAACCACATGTCATTATTGTGAATGGTGAAAATGCAGCCGCAGGTCGAGGAATTACTGGTGCAATTGCTAACGAATTTTTCAATTGGGGCGTGCATGGAATCACCCTCGGTAACCATACATGGGATAACAAGGACATTTTTGATTTTATAGATGATGAACCACGTATGATTCGCCCAGCGAACTTCCCTCCGGGCACACCAGGAAGAGGGTATACGGTGGTCAAAGGCGAGGGTAAGGAACTTGCTATCGTTAACTTGCAAGGTCGGACTTTCCTACCTGCACTGGACTGCCCATTCCGTGTAGCTGATGAAATTGTAGATGAGCTACGTCAGGATTATAAATGTATTCTCGTGGATATGCATGCTGAAGCCACTTCGGAGAAAATCGCGATGGGATGGCACCTTGATGGACGTGCGTCTCTTGTCGTAGGTACACATACTCATGTACAGAGTAATGATGATCGTATTTTGCCAGGTGGAACTGCTTATCTGACAGATGCCGGTATGGTTGGACCACGTGACGGAATTCTTGGTATGGAGCGTGAAGCGGTTCTCCGTAAGTTCTATACACAGCTGCCTGTGCGCTTTGTCGTAGACGACGGCAAATGGCATTTTCACGGCGTGGTGGTTGAGATTGATGAATCTACAGGTGCAGCAACACGAATTGAAAAAATCCGCCTGACAGAAGACGAGTGGCGCATGGAATAG